From a single Nicotiana tomentosiformis chromosome 2, ASM39032v3, whole genome shotgun sequence genomic region:
- the LOC104104512 gene encoding phosphoenolpyruvate/phosphate translocator 2, chloroplastic-like isoform X1 — protein sequence MEISTFYMSPSTPFLKPQKPLNQIFFTCKLNAPFQHFAFHRPTNCSIHKTCTTSISSPSFSSFNRNTYRFALLKVRAVTGNAEESEGSKPRELAQTLQLGAMFGTWYLLNIYYNIYNKQVLKIFPFPATVTAFQFGCGTMLILFMWGFRLHPKPKISKSQFKAIFLLAAVHTLGNLLTNISLGRVAVSFTHTIKAMEPFFTVLLSSLFLAERPSLWTVSSLIPIVGGVALASMTEASFNWIGFGSAMASNLTNQSRNVFSKKFMVKEEEALDNINLFSIITIISFILLVPVAILMEGIKFTPSYLQFAASQGLNVRELCVRLLLAGFCLHTYQQVSYMILQMISPVTHAVGNCVKRVVVIVSSVIFFQTPVSPINSLGTALALAGVFLYSRAKRLQPKPKVA from the exons ATGGAAATCTCTACATTTTACATGTCTCCTTCTACACCATTTCTGAAGCCTCAGAAACCTCTAAATCAAATCTTCTTTACCTGTAAATTAAATGCACCTTTTCAGCATTTTGCTTTTCACAGGCCAACCAATTGCTCAATTCACAAAACTTGTACTACTAGCATTTCTTCGCCTTCGTTTTCAAGCTTCAATAGAAACACGTATCGATTCGCTCTGCTCAAAGTCAGGGCTGTGACAGGAAATGCTGAAGAATCTGAGGGTTCAAAGCCCCGCGAATTGGCACAAACTCTGCAACTGGGCGCTATGTTTGGAACGTGGTACCTTTTGAATATATATTACAACATTTACAATAAACAAGTTCTCAAGATTTTTCCATTTCCGGCAACTGTTACAGCATTTCAATTTGGCTGTGGAACAATGCTGATACTATTTATGTGGGGATTTCGTCTCCACCCTAAACCCAAGATCAGTAAATCTCAA tttaaagcaatatttttacTAGCTGCAGTTCACACATTGGGAAATCTTTTAACGAACATCAGTCTTGGGAGAGTAGCAGTTTCCTTCACTCACACAATCAAAGCAATGGAACCATTTTTCACAGTACTTCTTTCTTCCCTGTTTCTTGCAGAG AGGCCATCTCTTTGGACTGTATCTTCCCTGATTCCCATTGTTGGTGGAGTAGCATTAGCATCAATGACTGAAGCCTCTTTTAATTG GATAGGCTTTGGCAGTGCAATGGCTTCCAATTTGACTAACCAATCGCGTAATGTGTTTAGCAAAAAGTTCATGGTTAAAGAAGAG GAGGCGTTGGACAACATCAACTTGTTCTCAATTATTACAATCATTTCATTCATCCTTTTGGTTCCTGTTGCCATTTTGATGGAAGGGATCAAGTTTACTCCATCATATCTACAATTTGCT gcAAGCCAGGGTTTAAATGTCAGAGAACTATGTGTGAGACTTCTTTTAGCTGGATTTTGCCTTCACACTTACCAACAG GTTTCATACATGATACTACAAATGATATCGCCAGTGACACATGCAGTTGGCAATTGTGTGAAGAGAGTGGTGGTCATTGTATCATCAGTCATCTTTTTTCAAACACCTGTCTCACCAATTAACTCTCTTG GAACTGCTCTAGCTCTAGCTGGAGTCTTTCTATATTCAAGAGCAAAGAGATTACAGCCCAAGCCAAAAGTTGCATGA
- the LOC104104512 gene encoding phosphoenolpyruvate/phosphate translocator 2, chloroplastic-like isoform X2, which produces MEPFFTVLLSSLFLAERPSLWTVSSLIPIVGGVALASMTEASFNWIGFGSAMASNLTNQSRNVFSKKFMVKEEEALDNINLFSIITIISFILLVPVAILMEGIKFTPSYLQFAASQGLNVRELCVRLLLAGFCLHTYQQVSYMILQMISPVTHAVGNCVKRVVVIVSSVIFFQTPVSPINSLGTALALAGVFLYSRAKRLQPKPKVA; this is translated from the exons ATGGAACCATTTTTCACAGTACTTCTTTCTTCCCTGTTTCTTGCAGAG AGGCCATCTCTTTGGACTGTATCTTCCCTGATTCCCATTGTTGGTGGAGTAGCATTAGCATCAATGACTGAAGCCTCTTTTAATTG GATAGGCTTTGGCAGTGCAATGGCTTCCAATTTGACTAACCAATCGCGTAATGTGTTTAGCAAAAAGTTCATGGTTAAAGAAGAG GAGGCGTTGGACAACATCAACTTGTTCTCAATTATTACAATCATTTCATTCATCCTTTTGGTTCCTGTTGCCATTTTGATGGAAGGGATCAAGTTTACTCCATCATATCTACAATTTGCT gcAAGCCAGGGTTTAAATGTCAGAGAACTATGTGTGAGACTTCTTTTAGCTGGATTTTGCCTTCACACTTACCAACAG GTTTCATACATGATACTACAAATGATATCGCCAGTGACACATGCAGTTGGCAATTGTGTGAAGAGAGTGGTGGTCATTGTATCATCAGTCATCTTTTTTCAAACACCTGTCTCACCAATTAACTCTCTTG GAACTGCTCTAGCTCTAGCTGGAGTCTTTCTATATTCAAGAGCAAAGAGATTACAGCCCAAGCCAAAAGTTGCATGA